The following are encoded in a window of Balaenoptera ricei isolate mBalRic1 chromosome 1, mBalRic1.hap2, whole genome shotgun sequence genomic DNA:
- the CHRNB2 gene encoding neuronal acetylcholine receptor subunit beta-2, producing the protein MAWRSGPMALLLSFGLLGLCSGVCGTDTEERLVEHLLDPSRYNKLIRPATNGSELVTVQLMVSLAQLISVHEREQIMTTNVWLTQEWEDYRLTWKPEEFDNMKKVRLPSKHIWLPDVVLYNNADGMYEVSFYSNAVVSYDGSIFWLPPAIYKSACKIEVKHFPFDQQNCTMKFRSWTYDRTEIDLVLKSDVASLDDFTPSGEWDIVALPGRRNENPDDSTYVDITYDFIIRRKPLFYTINLIIPCVLITSLAILVFYLPSDCGEKMTLCISVLLALTVFLLLISKIVPPTSLDVPLVGKYLMFTMVLVTFSIVTSVCVLNVHHRSPTTHTMAPWVKVIFLEKLPTLLFMQQPRHRCARQRLRLRRRQRGREGAGALFFREALGADSCTCFVNHASVQGLAGAFGSEPAPAAGPARSGGPCGCGLREAVDGVRFIADHMRSEDDDQSVSEDWKYVAMVIDRLFLWIFVFVCVFGTIGMFLQPLFQNYTTATFLHADNSAPSSK; encoded by the exons ATGGCCTGGCGCTCGGGCCCCATGGCGCTGCTCCTCAGCTTTGGCCTCCTCGGGCTGTGCTCAG GAGTCTGTGGTACAGACACAGAGGAGCGGCTGGTGGAGCATCTCCTGGATCCCTCCCGCTACAATAAGCTTATCCGCCCAGCCACCAATGGCTCTGAGCTGGTGACCGTACAGCTCATGGTATCACTGGCCCAGCTCATCAGTGTG CATGAGCGGGAGCAGATCATGACCACCAACGTCTGGCTGACCCAG gaGTGGGAGGATTATCGCCTCACCTGGAAGCCTGAGGAATTTGACAACATGAAGAAAGTTCGGCTCCCTTCCAAACACATCTGGCTCCCAGATGTGGTCCTATACAACAA TGCTGACGGCATGTACGAGGTGTCCTTCTATTCCAATGCCGTGGTCTCCTATGATGGCAGCATCTTCTGGCTGCCGCCTGCCATCTACAAGAGTGCATGCAAGATCGAAGTAAAGCACTTCCCATTTGACCAGCAGAACTGCACCATGAAGTTCCGCTCGTGGACCTACGACCGCACCGAGATTGACCTGGTGCTCAAGAGTGACGTGGCCAGCCTGGACGACTTCACGCCCAGTGGCGAGTGGGACATTGTTGCGCTGCCGGGCCGGCGCAACGAGAACCCGGACGACTCCACTTATGTGGACATCACGTACGACTTCATCATCCGCCGCAAGCCACTCTTCTACACCATCAATCTCATCATCCCCTGCGTGCTTATCACCTCACTAGCCATCCTTGTCTTCTACCTGCCATCTGACTGCGGCGAGAAGATGACGCTGTGCATCTCCGTGCTTCTGGCGCTCACCGTCTTCCTGCTGCTCATCTCCAAGATCGTGCCGCCCACCTCCCTCGATGTGCCGCTTGTAGGCAAGTACCTCATGTTCACCATGGTGCTAGTCACCTTCTCCATCGTCACCAGCGTGTGCGTGCTCAACGTGCACCACCGCTCACCCACCACGCACACCATGGCTCCCTGGGTCAAGGTCATCTTCCTGGAGAAGCTGCCCACGCTGCTCTTCATGCAGCAGCCGCGCCACCGCTGCGCCCGCCAACGCCTGCGCCTGCGGCGGCGCCAGCGCGGGCGGGAGGGAGCCGGCGCCCTCTTCTTCCGCGAAGCCCTGGGGGCAGACTCTTGCACGTGCTTCGTCAACCACGCGTCTGTCCAGGGCTTGGCTGGGGCCTTCGGCTCGGAGCCGGCGCCGGCAGCCGGCCCCGCGCGCTCTGGGGGGCCGTGTGGCTGCGGCCTCCGGGAGGCGGTGGACGGCGTGCGCTTCATCGCGGACCACATGCGGAGCGAGGACGACGACCAGAGC GTGAGTGAGGACTGGAAGTATGTCGCCATGGTGATCGACCGTCTGTTCCTTTGGATCTTTGTCTTCGTCTGTGTCTTTGGCACCATCGGCATGTTCCTGCAGCCTCTCTTCCAGAACTACACCACTGCCACCTTCCTCCACGCAGACAACTCGGCTCCCAGCTCCAAGTGA